The bacterium genome contains the following window.
TTCGCGGCGATCCATCCCTTCGTTCCCGCGGCACAGGCCGAGGGATATCGCATGATGATCACCGAACTCGAAGAGATGCTGACGAAAGTGACCGGACTTACCGCGACCTCACTGCAGCCGAATTCCGGCGCACAGGGTGAGTATACCGGGCTGATGGTGATCCGTGCATATCACATCGCCAACGGAGAAGGCGAGCGCAACGTCGTTCTTATCCCCTCCTCGGCGCATGGCACCAACCCCGCCAGTGCGGTTATGGCCGGCGCACGCGTCGTGATCGTCGCCTGCGACGAACGCGGCAACATAGACGTCGACGATCTGCGCGCAAAAGCGCAGGAGCACCGTGATACGCTTTCCGCGCTGATGGTCACCTATCCTTCAACACATGGCGTGTTCGAGGAATCCATCAAGGAGATGTGCGAAATCGTGCATGAGAACGGCGGACAGGTGTATATGGACGGAGCAAATCTCAATGCGCAGCTTGGGCTCACGAGTCCGGGCATCATCGGCGCTGACGTCTGTCACCTCAACCTTCACAAAACCTTCGCCATTCCGCATGGCGGTGGTGGTCCGGGCATGGGGCCAATTTCCGTGGCCTCGCATCTCGCACCTTTCCTCCCCGGTCATGTGGTTACATCCACAGGCGGCACGAAGCACATTTCCGCCGTGGCCGCCGCCGCATGGGGCAGCGCCAGCATCCTGCCGATTTCCTACGGGTACATCAAGATGCTCGGCGGCTCGGGTCTGACCGAATCAACCCGCTTCGCCATCCTCAATGCGAACTACCTGAAGAAACGGCTGGAGAACGAGTACCGCATTCTCTATACCGGCAAGAACGGGCATGTCGCGCATGAATTCATCCTCGACCTGCGTCCCTTCAAACAGTATCACATCGAAGCTGAGGACGTCGCGAAGCGTCTGATCGATTACGGTTTCCATGCCCCCACACTGGCCTTCCCCGTCGCCGGCACACTGATGATCGAGCCGACCGAAAGCGAATCGCGCGTGGAACTCGACCGTCTCGCCGATGCCCTGCTGGAGATCCGAAAGGAAATCCAGGAGATCATCGACGGTACGGCGGATGCCGAAGACAATGTGCTGCGCAACGCACCGCATACGGCACCGGAAGCTCTGGCGGATGAGTGGACGCACCCGTATTCCCGCAGCAAGGCCGTTTACCCACTGCCCTTTGTGAAGGAGAGGAAATTCTGGACCCCCGTGGCGCGCATTGACAACAGCTACGGTGACAGGAATATTATGTGCAGCTGTCCCCCGATCGAGAGCTACATGGATTAGAAATATGCAGTTTCTGCATATTTTCGAAAGAAAAATTATGCAGAATGTGCATAATCGTTTCAGCACCCGTATGCAGTTTCTGCATACGGGTGTTCTGTTTTTAGGCACACTGATGATAGGCAGATTGTTTTTCTGCACGCGTGTCCGTAACATAGTGCCTGCTGCCGTATGCGCACGAAAAAATCCCGCCCAGATTTGAGGAGTCACATGCGTATCCCTGCCATCCTCTTTCTCTCTCTCCTGTTCTTTTCCTGTTCGAGTACCCCGAACCGTCCCGCGTTTTCCGACTTCCTGGAGATCCGCGAAGTACAGGCCGACGACCCGCTCGCACTCCGTTATGAAACGCGCGACGGCGAAGAAATTCGCCTCGGCGATCCGGTCCTCTCGGGAAAGAACATTTCCCGCTTCCAGGTGAAGCCCGGGAAAACCGATCTCTTCGATTTGTACATCACGCTGACCGGAGCGGAAGAGGCCCGCTGGAGACGTTTTGCACGGTCCCGGGGACGTGAAGCCGCCCTCGTCATAGACGGCAAGGTGCGCTGCCTTTTCGAAGTACCGGATCCCGGTGACCCCCAGGCCGGTGCGGTCATCGTTGTGCCCATTCCTGAAGTCGCTGAGACGCAGGAGGAAGCGGATGAGCTCGAGCGTTTCCTCGAAGACAACAAACCTGTAAAATCGAAATCCACCTCACGGTAATGCAGACCAGCTCACGCCTGATACTGTTCAGTGCTCTCGCAGTTTTTCTCGCAGGTACCGTCTGGCTTTTCTGGCCCGACCCTGTGATGGAATGGGAGAAAGGCGTACTCTGTCCCGAACTCCCGATTCAGACCGCGCCAACGAGGAGCACCCCCTGGCTGAAAGATGACTTCATGATTACGGCACTGGCGGACTATGACATCCGGGCACGCGTACTGAGCCGGAAGAATTACGGCAGCGGTAAGGAGTCGGATCTCTCCCCTGTCGATTTTGCACTCGGCTGGGGACGCATGTCCGACAGTTTCGTCATCGATAAACTGGACATCTCACAGGGACACCGCTGGTACAAATGGCGTGTGGCCGACCTGATGCCCATCCCACGCAAGGAAATCGAAGAGAGCAGCGCAAACGTGCATATCCTGCCCGCCAACGATGAGGTGTGGGACATGGTTGATGAAGTCCACGAGGGCAGCGTCGTACACATGAAAGGATATCTTGTCAAGGTGACCAGTGACGGGGGGTGGCACTGGGTTTCATCTACCCGCAGGGATGATACGGGTGATGGCGCCTGCGAGGTGTTCTGGGTGGAATCCCTCACTGTCGAGAATCCCGAAGAATCCTGACACCAAAAGCCTCTGTGTATCAGTCAGCTCACATGAACATCAATTGCATGTGTTGCGGGGGACCGGTAATTTGCCTGCATGGAAAAACTGCCCCGCCACTCGATACTCCCACAGCTGCTCGGCAGCCTGAAACATCTCTCACTCGAAGAAGCCGTACGCCGCGCCCGGCGCATTCGCCTCGTGCTTTCCGACAACGACGGCGTGCTCACCGATACCGGTGTATACTACGGTCCCGAAGGCGAAGCGGTCAAGCGCTACAGTATACGCGACGGGATGGGGATGGAGCGCCTCGGACTGCTCGGCGTCCACAGTGGCATCATCACCGGCGAGAAATCCATGAATCTCAAGCGGCGTGCCGAAAAGCTGCGCCTGCCGCATCTCTATCTCGGTATCAAGGACAAGGTCGCCGCTCTCGATCGCATCCGCCACGACACCGGACTGACCACCGAAGAAATCGCCTATATCGGTGATGACGTAAACGACCTCGAAATTCTCGATGTCCTCGGTGAACGCGGACTGACAGCGGCCCCTGCCGATGCCATGCCACAGGTGCTCGACGTCGCCCAGTACGTGTGCGCCTGGCGGGGCGGCAACGGTGCGTTTCGTGATTTTGCCGAAGCCATCATCACCCTCCGCAGCATGCAGCACTATTAATTACTTCGCGACAGTCACTCGTATTCCAGCCGTGTGCGCAGTGAACTCGGGTGCATACATGCACTGAATGCTTGAGATGCCATTCGAGAACTCACCCGCGTGTGATACGCGCAGGGGATACTCGAATACGTGCACGCCCTTGTTCAGCCAGTGGAAGAAGAAGTTCACTGAGGCGTCACGCGGGGCTTCGTAATACCCGAGACCACCCTTCCAGTGATATCCCGAAAGCTGATTGATCAGCTCGAGTCCGGCACCACGCATATCCTTGAGATGGACATACTCCATGTCACGATCGACGCGCAGTACCACGCGGACCTTCACCACATCGCCAACCTTCAGCACATTGTCTTCCGTAATCGGTTCGAGCACAACACCTTTATCGGTGTTTCGCTGCAGGTAGAGTTCCTTTTCAATCTGCAGGGGAGTCTGCGCAGGGGTGATTTTATCCAGCTGTTCGAAATACTGCCAGTACACCGCGCCCCAGGCAATTCCCTTGTCTTCCTTTTTCACTGTGACATTTCCCATGGAGGGTTTGATTTCCCCGCCATGCCAGTCGATGCGATAGTGTCCACTGCCCGCTTCGACCTGCGCACCCATGGCGCGCGGATCGATACGCTCGCCGCCCATGGTGACTTCGACCAGTTTGTCCGACGCCAGCAGATCGCTGCCGCGCCGCAGCAGCGCATAGCATGCTTCCGCAGTGGAGACGGTTGAACCCCAGTCCTGCACCTGCTTCTGTTTGAGCAGCCAGATCTTCATCTCATCCACCGCTGCACCGTCATTCGCCACGACGTCAAATACTTCGATGAGCATGGCCTGCGCTTCAATCGGGGCCTGGTACCAGAACCAGCCGCGACCATATTTCCAGTACATGCCCATCTCGTCATTCTGCATGGCGCGTTCGCGAAGGGAGCGGACAATAGCCTGCGGCACATCCTTTTCCTTGAAGCGATGCAGCGCGAGGGCAATCATGCCCTGCGCCATATAGCCACGGCGCGCCCACCACTTGCGTGATTCCTTCTGCCAGAAGCTCACAGCCTCGTCATACTGTGACGGGATATCCTGCGCCATGAAATAGCTGCGCGCATAGAGATACTGGATTTCGAGCTGACTGAGATAATCTTTTTCCTCGTCGAAGCTGCGTTCCCGTCTTTTCAGCTCCATGTAATCGGCATTCATGCGGTCATCCATGAACTGCACGGCGCGGCGCAGCATGCGCTGCACACGCTCATCCTTCGGCGTGATGCCGAGCTCGGCAAGGTGTCCGAATCCTGCAATAATGTACTGCGTGATGTAACGGCTCTCGGGCATGCCCGGGAACCACGGCCATCCACCATTGCTCGCCTGCGCCTTTTCCAGTTTGAGCATGGCGTTGTCGAGCTGCTGGCTCATGTGGTTGAGATCGAAGAGCAACGCGATACGTTTCTTGCGTTCGCTTTCGTCCTTCCCCTGCAGCACCCAGGGGGTTTCCTCGAGCAGAAGCATTTTCAAATCCTGGTTCTTCTGCAGGTTGGAGAGCAGGGCGTCCGTGTTTTTCCATTGATCGAACACGCGCTTGATCTTCGGATTGCTGTTGACGATATGCGAGGCGATGCTGTTGGCGTAGTAGCGGCTGAACACCTGCTCCGAACACTCGTAGGGATACTCCATCAGGTACGGCAACGCCTGCACGGCGTACCACGCGGGATGCGAGGTCATTTCCAGCGTGAGCTGATGCTGCGTGAGCGTGGAAGAGGATGCGCTGTTGACCAGTTTCTCGAAGGTGAATGAGCGCGTCTGTCCCCCGCGAATGTTCATCGGCATGCTCTCGGTGACCAGCATGCGATTCGGCAGCACGGGTAGCGCCATTTCCTCGCCGTCGGAGAAATCCCCGGCCCGGGCGACCACGCGATAGACGATGGGACCGCTTCCCTCGGGAATACTGATCTCCCACTGTGCGGTGGTGGAGCGTCCCGCTTCGACCGAGAAATTTCTCCCGGCATTGCGCAGCGAAAACTTCTCGTCCACAGGCTGCATGCTCAACGCATCGAACAGCTTGAGTGTCACCGTTCCCTGCAGTGCAGAGTCGGAGAGATTGCTGATCTTTGTCATGAGCACGACACGGTCGCTTTCACGAAGGAAACGCGGCATGTTGGGCATGACCATCAGTTCTTTCTGTGTGACCGTCGTCTTCTCCAGGTAGCCGGTTTTCAAATCCGGGGTGTGGGCGAACAGCCGCAGCTTCCACCGCGTCAGGGCTTCCGGCACGGTAAAGCGAAGCACCACGTTGCCATCTTCATCCGTCATCAGGTCGGGATAGAAAAACGCGGTTTCGTTGAAATTCGTACGCGCCTTGACCATGTCGAGCGCGCCGTCCTGCGTGGCCCCCTGATCGCCCGCATCGTCCTTGTCACGCATTTCCTCGTCGAGCACCATTTCCTTTTTCTCGGCCCGGTTGCCCATCGCAAGACCATCGGCCTCCATCTCGGCGGCTGCAGGTGCAGCCCGCATCGCCATGGCATCTTCCTGCACTCCTGAACCAAAACCCATGCCCATTGCCTGCTGCGACTTGTACATGTGCCGCCCGTAATAGCGGCCCCCCTGTCCGAGCAGGAAGAGATTCAGTCTGTCGTAGGACTGTGAGTAGTACGAATAGCCGGTATTCCAGTCATCGATGTACAGCTGCGCGGAGACGCCGCCGAAGCTGTGCGCACCCATGTTGAGGTAGCGCGCGTACGAAGGCCAGCTGAAGCGTGGCCAGGAAGTCGTGTAGATTGCATCGAGTGAGGCATCATACATCGAGGCGAGGAGTTCCGCCGCAACGCGATCACGAGCGGGACCCTTGATTGTGATCTTCCATTCCTCCTTCTGTCCGGGACGCAGTTTGTCCCGGAACGTCGTGGTCTCAACGGAGAGCTGTTTGTTGCTCCAGGGCACGTGAATCGAGACACTGCGCTGATAAAGACGGTAGTCACGCACGAAGCTGACATTCGCAGAGAAGCCGCCGCGGTGTTTCTCCTCAACGGCGAGTTCATATGGCCTCGCACCGCTGCTGAGCGTTTGCCATTCCTCCCGCTGCGTCTCTCCGTGGAAGTCGACACGGTACAGCGCGTGCACGCGATCGAAACCGCTGCCAAAGAGGAAGCGTGCCGTCTCACCCGGCTCCGCCGTGGTTTTCTGCGCAACGAAGAACTCTGCCGTGGGAACGGGAAGTGCCGCACCTTCTTCAAACACGGTAAACGTGCGAAGCAGCGTAAGGTCTTCGCCGGACGGATCCTT
Protein-coding sequences here:
- a CDS encoding HAD-IIIA family hydrolase gives rise to the protein MKHLSLEEAVRRARRIRLVLSDNDGVLTDTGVYYGPEGEAVKRYSIRDGMGMERLGLLGVHSGIITGEKSMNLKRRAEKLRLPHLYLGIKDKVAALDRIRHDTGLTTEEIAYIGDDVNDLEILDVLGERGLTAAPADAMPQVLDVAQYVCAWRGGNGAFRDFAEAIITLRSMQHY